In Diorhabda carinulata isolate Delta chromosome 6, icDioCari1.1, whole genome shotgun sequence, a single genomic region encodes these proteins:
- the LOC130895395 gene encoding cytochrome b-c1 complex subunit 6, mitochondrial-like yields MVFNKIGNYLKFPTAKASDSTCKNREDKTQEEKSSIRSGDDESREEESVGDESASQQDESSENESSDSTSSRNEASEEELEDPLEVLRSKCRETELAQRLSEKYQACNDRVNGKRNTAETCVEELFDWLHVVDKCVAKDIFNHLK; encoded by the coding sequence ATGGTGTTCAACAAAATCGGCAATTACCTCAAATTTCCAACGGCCAAAGCTAGCGATAGCACTTGTAAAAACCGTGAAGATAAAACTCAAGAAGAGAAATCTTCTATACGATCTGGAGACGACGAGTCGCGTGAGGAAGAATCAGTGGGAGATGAAAGTGCAAGTCAACAAGATGAATCATCAGAAAACGAATCTTCAGACAGTACATCATCGCGAAACGAAGCGTCAGAGGAAGAATTGGAAGATCCTTTGGAAGTTTTAAGATCAAAATGCCGTGAAACGGAACTCGCTCAAAGATTGTCTGAAAAATATCAAGCTTGTAACGATAGAGTGAACGGGAAACGCAATACTGCCGAGACTTGTGTCGAAGAACTTTTTGATTGGTTACACGTGGTGGATAAATGTGTtgccaaagatatttttaatcatttgaaataa